One window from the genome of Perca flavescens isolate YP-PL-M2 chromosome 17, PFLA_1.0, whole genome shotgun sequence encodes:
- the LOC114571901 gene encoding neurofilament medium polypeptide-like — MELSHKPKSHSLPAMCELDIDMVYSTSSPSLSSVSSITPSSPDRAQMGDGGVQIGLQEDICLKGGEMEVTEDIEKFVEMVAAELAEGNGFVEKWVEQDLIKNVERKCEMITKDRSALAEENTILADQKEGSAEEEQDVRDDGNKGAACEVEEVRDVQNLSEEQHNLMHEVGKGCTTIEAEAVKEGIAETAEVQKCKGGSEERVYQGDRVDDTNGQLQLKAEEGLCGNEIDIYGTSEGDQAAEDQAIAPLSPQAWVEALGERQPSESESNEEEEEGNREKEIKEEALGSLLEEEVEKEEGSEEKEEDKEMTEASVQEILGQVEQAEKEVCSLSGWHSDSSSVNVEPPTPGRSVSSDLLDRRESQENISDSITSSSRGESGRSRQNGNNSKHSPQDRSSESSNGRKEEGALVSEKKVQRVSVDSGSEEEQTVTTRIFRRRLILKGEQAKNIPGESVTEEHYMDHDGNLVSRKVIRKVIRRISTPTPENQGGDSWQQDLQHSPALQEDGSEQGEGSRNSRRKDDRRSGDKKLHS, encoded by the exons ATGGAGCTGAGCCACAAGCCCAAGTCACACTCCCTCCCTGCGATGTGTGAGTTAGACATTGACATGGTTTACTCCACATCTTCCCCTTCACTCTCATCAGTATCATCAATAACCCCTTCATCGCCCGACAGAGCACAAATGGGAGATGGAGGAGTCCAGATTGGTTTACAGGAGGATATATGTTTAAAAGGAGGTGAAATGGAAGTGACAGAAGACATAGAGAAGTTTGTTGAGATGGTTGCAGCAGAGTTAGCAGAGGGAAATGGATTCGTGGAAAAGTGGGTAGAGCAGGACTTGATTAAAAATGTGGAAAGAAAATGTGAGATGATAACAAAAGATAGGTCTGCGCTGGCAGAGGAGAATACGATTTTGGCTGACCAGAAGGAGGGGTCTGCAGAGGAAGAACAAGATGTGAGAGATGATGGGAATAAGGGTGCAGCCTGTGAGGTGGAAGAGGTGAGAGATGTGCAGAATCTATCAGAAGAACAGCATAATCTGATGCATGAAGTGGGAAAAGGTTGTACCACAATAGAAGCAGAGGCTGTCAAAGAGGGCATTGCTGAAACAGCTGAGGTTCAGAAATGTAAAGGGGGCAGTGAGGAAAGGGTCTACCAGGGTGACAGAGTGGATGACACAAATGGACAACTACAGTTGAAAGCTGAAGAAGGGTTGTGTGGCAATGAAATAGATATTTACGGAACATCAGAAGGAGACCAGGCAGCCGAGGACCAGGCCATAGCTCCCCTCTCCCCTCAGGCCTGGGTTGAGGCACTTGGGGAACGTCAGCCCAGTGAGTCTGAATCcaatgaggaagaggaggagggaaaccgagagaaagaaatcaaagaAGAGGCATTAGGATCTCtgttggaggaggaggtggagaaagAAGAAGGCtcagaggagaaggaggaggacaaAGAGATGACCGAGGCCAGTGTTCAGGAGATTCTTGGTCAGGTTGAACAGGCAGAAAAAGAAGTGTGTTCACTTTCAGGTTGGCACAGTGATTCATCCAGCGTCAACGTGGAACCACCAACGCCCGGCCGCAGTGTCAGCTCAGACCTGCTCGACAGGCGGGAAAG ccaagaaaacattagtgactCCATCACATCCTCGTCTAGGGGCGAATCAGGGAGGTCCCGACAGAACGGCAACAACTCAAAGCACTCACCTCAGGACCGCTCATCGGAATCATCAAATGGCAGAAAGGAAGAGGGAGCACTCGTGTCGGAGAAAAAAGTCCAG CGGGTTAGTGTAGATTCCGGTTCAGAGGAAGAACAGACTGTAACTACCAGAATCTTCAGACGCCGTCTCATTTTAAAG GGAGAACAAGCAAAGAATATCCCAGGCGAGTCTGTGACCGAGGAACACTATATGGACCACGATGGTAACCTCGTCAGTAGAAAA GTAATCAGGAAGGTTATTCGGCGGATATCTACTCCCACACCAGAAAACCAAGGAGGTGACAGTTGGCAGCAAGACCTTCAGCACAGTCCCGCTCTGCAGGAAGACGGGTCAGAG